Proteins encoded in a region of the Flavobacterium sp. MDT1-60 genome:
- the murF gene encoding UDP-N-acetylmuramoyl-tripeptide--D-alanyl-D-alanine ligase, with product MNIQEIHNLFLECKSLSIDTRKIEKDSIFFAIKGENFDANTFAKQALELGALFVVIDNASYFIDKRTILVENSLETLQELAKFHRAYLKLPIIALTGSNGKTTTKELINVVLSKKYKTKATIGNLNNHIGVPLTLLSFNTETEIGIVEMGANHKKEIEFLCEIAQPDFGYITNFGKAHLEGFGGVEGVIEGKSEMYQYLAKNDKLAFVNLEDPIQIEKSTGIKSFTFGVNNDKADVKIKNITANPFVVIDYDQFSVQSHLIGLYNANNINAAVSIGRYFKVDDEAIKEAIESYIPENNRSQLLKKGSNQIILDAYNANPSSMAVAVANFLQLDSENKVMVLGDMFELGRESQQEHKIVVDSLLNQNKSICYLIGKSFYENKISNKNIHFFETFEGFSNHLKTIHFENNTILIKGSRGMALERTLEYIS from the coding sequence ATGAATATTCAAGAAATTCATAACCTGTTTTTAGAATGTAAATCTCTTTCAATCGATACAAGGAAAATTGAAAAAGATTCTATTTTTTTTGCTATCAAAGGCGAAAATTTTGATGCAAATACTTTTGCGAAGCAAGCACTTGAATTAGGAGCGTTATTTGTTGTTATAGACAATGCATCTTATTTTATAGATAAAAGAACTATTCTTGTTGAGAATAGTTTAGAAACGCTGCAGGAATTAGCAAAATTTCACCGGGCTTATTTAAAATTGCCCATTATTGCCCTGACAGGTAGCAATGGAAAAACAACAACGAAAGAACTTATTAATGTTGTTTTATCTAAAAAATACAAAACGAAAGCGACAATAGGAAATTTGAATAACCATATTGGAGTTCCATTAACATTGTTAAGTTTTAATACTGAAACTGAAATTGGAATTGTAGAGATGGGAGCGAATCATAAAAAAGAAATTGAATTTTTATGTGAAATTGCTCAGCCGGATTTTGGATATATAACGAATTTTGGGAAAGCGCATTTAGAAGGTTTTGGTGGTGTTGAAGGTGTAATTGAAGGAAAAAGCGAAATGTATCAATATTTGGCTAAAAATGATAAATTGGCTTTTGTAAATCTTGAAGATCCTATTCAAATTGAAAAATCTACAGGTATAAAATCTTTTACTTTTGGTGTGAACAATGATAAAGCTGACGTCAAAATCAAAAATATTACCGCAAATCCTTTCGTTGTTATCGATTATGATCAATTTAGTGTTCAGTCGCATTTAATTGGATTGTACAATGCAAATAATATAAATGCCGCAGTTTCTATCGGGCGGTATTTTAAAGTGGATGACGAAGCTATAAAAGAAGCAATTGAAAGCTATATTCCGGAAAACAACAGGTCTCAATTATTAAAAAAGGGATCAAATCAAATTATTCTGGATGCTTATAATGCAAATCCGAGTAGTATGGCTGTTGCTGTTGCCAATTTTCTTCAATTGGATAGCGAGAATAAAGTGATGGTTTTGGGTGATATGTTTGAATTGGGAAGAGAAAGTCAGCAAGAACATAAAATCGTTGTTGATTCATTATTAAACCAAAATAAATCAATCTGTTATTTGATAGGAAAGTCGTTTTACGAAAATAAGATCTCAAATAAAAATATTCATTTTTTTGAAACTTTTGAAGGTTTTTCAAATCATCTGAAAACCATACATTTTGAAAATAATACTATTTTAATAAAAGGCTCCAGAGGTATGGCTTTGGAACGAACTTTAGAATATATTTCATGA
- the gldJ gene encoding gliding motility lipoprotein GldJ, which yields MKVNKIVALQLMMSMVLMLGAASCSKKSSSSHASRATGWDVDSQNGTSARNAGKKQQAGPGLVFVEGGTFTMGKVQDDVMHDWNNTPTQQHVQSFYMDETEVTNGMYLEYLEWLKKVFPPTEENYKNIYEGASPDTLVWRNRLGYNETMTNNYLRHPSYANYPVVGVNWIQAVEFSKWRTDRVNEAVLEKDGYLKKGAKTTDVSAESLFNTEAYLASPSTTYGGNEELVLKKNPNGRRPKANKDGVVEEKNVYAQRSSGVILPEYRLPTEAEWEYAAAADVGQREYNIYKGQKKYPWSGDYTRSSKRKNKGDQLANFKQGNGDYGGIAGWSDDGADITNSVKSYAPNDFGLYDMAGNVAEWVADVYRPIIDNEANDFNYYRGNQYAKNKIGKDGKIEIVSTANIKYDTLSNGKVVARNLPGEIAQVPVDEQETYLRTNFSTSDNINYRDGDKQSSRYFDFGDSESGPKTDQAMYNSPKHNITTDSLGKMTRKYDNSSKRTTLIDDKVRVYKGGSWRDRAYWLDPAQRRYFPQDMATDYIGFRCAMSRVGSKAEKRKSPRN from the coding sequence ATGAAAGTAAACAAAATTGTAGCCTTGCAATTAATGATGTCAATGGTATTGATGTTAGGCGCGGCTAGTTGTAGCAAAAAATCGAGTTCCAGTCACGCTTCTCGAGCAACAGGTTGGGACGTAGATAGTCAGAATGGAACTTCTGCCAGAAATGCAGGGAAAAAACAACAGGCTGGTCCTGGTTTAGTTTTTGTTGAAGGAGGTACATTTACTATGGGTAAAGTACAGGATGATGTTATGCACGATTGGAATAACACGCCAACTCAACAACACGTTCAATCATTCTATATGGATGAAACTGAAGTTACGAACGGTATGTACTTAGAATACCTGGAGTGGTTGAAGAAAGTTTTTCCTCCAACAGAAGAAAATTACAAAAATATTTACGAAGGAGCATCGCCAGATACTTTAGTATGGAGAAATCGTTTAGGATACAACGAAACGATGACTAACAACTACTTAAGACATCCTTCTTATGCAAACTATCCTGTAGTTGGTGTAAACTGGATTCAGGCAGTTGAATTTAGTAAATGGAGAACTGACCGTGTAAATGAAGCTGTTCTTGAAAAAGACGGATATCTTAAAAAAGGTGCTAAAACTACAGATGTAAGTGCTGAAAGTTTATTTAATACTGAAGCTTACCTTGCTTCACCTTCTACTACTTATGGTGGTAACGAAGAATTGGTATTAAAGAAAAATCCAAACGGAAGAAGACCAAAAGCTAATAAAGATGGTGTAGTAGAAGAGAAAAATGTGTACGCACAACGTTCTTCAGGAGTTATTTTACCAGAGTACAGACTTCCTACTGAAGCAGAATGGGAGTATGCAGCTGCAGCTGATGTTGGACAAAGAGAATATAATATCTATAAAGGACAAAAGAAATATCCTTGGTCCGGAGATTATACACGTTCATCAAAACGTAAAAACAAAGGAGATCAATTGGCTAACTTTAAACAAGGAAACGGTGATTACGGTGGAATTGCAGGTTGGTCTGATGATGGAGCTGATATTACAAACTCTGTAAAAAGTTATGCACCAAATGATTTCGGATTATACGATATGGCTGGTAACGTAGCGGAATGGGTTGCCGATGTTTACAGACCTATTATTGATAATGAAGCAAATGATTTTAACTACTACAGAGGAAATCAATACGCTAAAAACAAAATTGGTAAGGACGGTAAAATTGAAATCGTTTCAACAGCAAATATAAAATATGACACATTAAGCAACGGTAAAGTTGTAGCAAGAAATCTTCCGGGAGAAATTGCTCAGGTTCCAGTTGACGAACAAGAAACATATTTGAGAACAAATTTCAGTACAAGCGATAATATCAATTATAGAGATGGTGATAAACAATCTTCAAGATATTTTGACTTTGGAGATTCTGAATCAGGACCAAAAACAGATCAGGCAATGTATAATTCTCCTAAACATAATATCACTACTGATAGTTTAGGTAAGATGACTAGAAAATATGACAACTCTAGCAAACGTACTACTTTAATAGATGATAAAGTAAGAGTTTACAAAGGAGGTTCATGGAGAGACAGAGCATATTGGTTAGATCCGGCTCAAAGAAGATATTTCCCTCAGGATATGGCAACAGATTACATCGGATTTAGATGTGCTATGTCTAGAGTAGGTTCAAAAGCTGAAAAAAGAAAATCGCCTAGAAACTAA
- the porU gene encoding type IX secretion system sortase PorU codes for MKQSLILYLFLIPILAFSQINGDFTVDWQTKKEMSFGDFKTIVPYFSGNSFRYDISKKSITLLLNLNQSNYSNSSSVQISNIIYESVSISDLGDLSLANIPEKPNETLKIASSREKKEIFISLSPIIKEGNSFKRIRSFSYNLNNNASKNNSTYLTQKPNLIQNSVLANGDWYRFYIERSGVYKISRAFLQSLGFDPSKADPKRIKIYGNGGRMLPLINSTYYPDDLIENAIQIIGESDGVFNNEDYILFYAEGTDNWNTESQTNLNLFDTKSYYYITVIGGDGKRILNLNQPSANTTLELNTFDDYQSHEIDQTNIAHLGRQWFGESFDINQEQEFSFTFPNLDVSIPVKIEVSAASAAFTPTSFAIAANGQSIGTINFNALVSSSDIKFYTGKLPVNTVFTGSESVKIKLTYNNNGVPGSKGYLDYINLIAKRKLLGTGKQFKFQYDLAGSTTGIVNYTIGNASGISQIWDITDLYNVSKIENSNQATFSFKASLGEIRKYIAIDPADYFTPLKENQSKITNQNLKGTIFKNTQNSFQDIDYVIIAPKFLISQAEKLANFHRTYSNLNTKVIALENIYQEFSSGKQDIAAIRNCIKYIYENASSPEKRIKYVNLFGDASFDYKDRIWNNTNIVPIYHSLNSNTIGESSFASDDFYGLMDPDEGNIISFFGGIDIAVGRMLVSDNAQAGEMVNKVLEYHDTKSYGNWRNNVVLVSDDSDQSSDASLQSRQNSLADVIATEKPFFNIDKIILDSYTQEASAGGSRYPKARTDLFNAFEKGALVFNYLGHGGEDGLASERIWEKSDGQNLNNQYKYPLFITITCEFSRFDDPTRPTAGEYTFWNPKGGAISMLTTIRAIGQFNAENFNDNLSKNLLSYGSNQYTTIAEALRISKNENPSYSSNVIFYIGDPALMLAIPKPRINLTKVNDVVISQPIPDLKSLSKIKITGEITDENNTLLSNYNGELATAIFDKLITTSTLNNDGYSPAMSFKTLGETIFRGNATVTNGQFEFSFVVPRDIRIPVDYGKISFYSKKNQLLENQSGYSNIIKIGGINENAPQDNISPKVKLYMNDETFVSGGITNSSPFLLALLEDENGINTASGIGHDIVAILDGDVSNPYILNDYYQTKLDDYTNGNLRFPLRNLSAGMHTISFTAWDVYNNPVTSEIQFVVVGDESLTLTHVLNYPNPFSTYTQFWFSHNRPYEPLDVQVQVMTITGKVVWTKNQIITTEGFLSRDITWDGKDDFGDRIGKGVYIYKLTVKSNLTNKKAEKYEKLVIL; via the coding sequence ATGAAACAGAGCCTAATCTTATATCTTTTTCTGATTCCAATTTTAGCATTTTCCCAAATAAATGGGGACTTTACAGTAGATTGGCAAACTAAAAAAGAAATGAGTTTTGGCGATTTTAAAACGATCGTACCTTACTTTTCAGGCAATAGTTTCAGGTATGATATTTCAAAGAAAAGCATAACATTATTGCTTAATTTGAATCAATCTAATTATTCTAACAGTTCTTCTGTTCAAATTTCCAACATTATTTATGAATCCGTTTCAATCTCTGACTTAGGTGATTTATCACTTGCGAACATCCCTGAAAAACCAAATGAAACGTTAAAAATCGCTTCTTCAAGAGAAAAAAAGGAAATTTTCATCTCACTTTCACCTATTATTAAAGAAGGAAACAGTTTTAAAAGAATTCGATCATTTTCTTATAATCTAAACAATAATGCATCCAAAAATAACAGTACTTATCTCACACAAAAACCAAATCTCATTCAAAATTCAGTATTAGCTAATGGAGATTGGTATCGCTTTTACATCGAAAGATCAGGTGTTTATAAAATTTCAAGAGCATTTTTGCAAAGTTTAGGATTTGATCCTTCCAAAGCTGACCCTAAAAGAATCAAAATTTATGGCAATGGAGGAAGAATGCTTCCTTTAATAAACAGCACTTATTACCCGGATGACTTAATTGAAAATGCTATTCAGATTATTGGCGAGTCAGATGGTGTTTTTAATAATGAAGATTATATTCTTTTTTATGCCGAGGGAACAGATAACTGGAATACAGAGAGTCAAACAAACCTCAATTTATTCGACACCAAATCATATTATTATATAACAGTAATTGGCGGAGATGGAAAGCGAATTCTAAACCTGAATCAGCCTTCTGCAAATACCACTCTTGAGTTAAATACGTTTGATGACTATCAATCTCACGAGATCGACCAGACCAATATTGCTCATTTGGGGCGTCAATGGTTCGGGGAATCATTTGATATTAATCAAGAGCAGGAATTCTCGTTTACTTTCCCAAATCTTGACGTTTCTATACCAGTAAAAATTGAAGTTAGCGCCGCATCAGCTGCCTTTACTCCTACTTCATTTGCAATTGCCGCTAATGGTCAAAGTATTGGCACTATTAATTTCAATGCATTAGTTTCAAGTTCAGACATAAAGTTTTACACCGGAAAACTACCTGTTAATACTGTTTTTACAGGGTCTGAAAGCGTAAAAATAAAACTCACCTATAATAATAACGGAGTTCCGGGATCGAAAGGATATCTGGATTACATCAATTTAATTGCCAAACGAAAATTATTAGGCACCGGAAAACAATTTAAATTTCAATATGATTTAGCCGGTTCGACTACCGGAATTGTAAATTATACGATTGGAAACGCCTCAGGCATTTCTCAAATTTGGGACATCACAGACCTATATAATGTATCAAAAATAGAAAATTCAAATCAGGCAACATTTAGCTTCAAGGCTTCATTGGGTGAAATTCGAAAATATATTGCCATTGATCCGGCAGATTATTTCACTCCTTTAAAAGAGAATCAATCAAAAATTACTAATCAGAATCTAAAAGGAACCATTTTTAAAAATACCCAAAATAGTTTTCAGGATATCGATTATGTAATTATTGCTCCAAAGTTTTTAATTTCCCAGGCTGAAAAATTAGCTAATTTTCATCGCACTTATTCTAATTTAAACACAAAGGTAATTGCATTAGAAAATATCTATCAGGAATTCTCTTCAGGAAAACAAGACATTGCAGCTATCCGAAATTGCATTAAATACATTTATGAAAATGCTTCTTCGCCAGAAAAAAGAATAAAGTATGTAAATCTATTCGGGGATGCTTCATTTGATTATAAGGATCGGATTTGGAATAACACGAATATTGTACCTATATATCACTCCTTAAATAGTAACACAATTGGAGAATCTTCATTTGCTTCTGATGATTTTTACGGACTCATGGATCCGGATGAAGGAAATATCATTTCTTTTTTTGGCGGAATTGATATAGCCGTCGGAAGGATGTTGGTTTCAGACAATGCTCAGGCCGGAGAAATGGTTAATAAAGTATTGGAATATCACGATACAAAATCTTATGGGAACTGGAGAAATAACGTTGTTTTAGTCAGTGATGATTCAGACCAAAGTTCTGACGCTTCTTTACAGTCACGTCAAAATAGTTTAGCAGATGTTATTGCAACTGAAAAACCGTTTTTCAATATTGACAAAATTATTTTAGATTCTTATACTCAGGAAGCTTCAGCAGGAGGATCAAGATATCCAAAAGCAAGAACTGATCTTTTTAATGCTTTTGAAAAAGGGGCTTTAGTTTTTAATTATTTAGGACATGGTGGTGAAGATGGTTTGGCAAGTGAGCGAATTTGGGAAAAATCAGATGGTCAAAACTTAAATAATCAATATAAATATCCTTTATTCATCACTATTACATGCGAATTTTCAAGATTTGATGATCCAACAAGACCAACCGCTGGTGAATATACTTTTTGGAATCCAAAAGGAGGTGCCATTTCGATGCTGACTACGATCCGGGCAATTGGTCAGTTTAATGCCGAAAACTTCAATGATAATTTAAGCAAAAACCTGCTTTCTTATGGCTCAAATCAATATACCACTATTGCAGAAGCACTTCGAATTTCAAAAAATGAAAATCCAAGTTATTCCAGTAATGTTATTTTTTACATTGGAGATCCCGCTTTGATGTTGGCGATTCCGAAACCAAGAATAAATTTAACAAAAGTAAACGATGTTGTGATTTCACAACCAATTCCAGACCTTAAATCGCTTTCAAAAATTAAAATTACAGGTGAAATTACAGATGAAAACAACACTTTATTAAGTAATTATAATGGTGAATTAGCTACAGCAATTTTTGATAAATTAATTACAACTTCAACCTTAAATAATGATGGATATAGCCCTGCAATGTCATTCAAAACCCTTGGAGAGACTATTTTTAGAGGAAATGCTACTGTAACCAATGGTCAGTTTGAATTTAGTTTTGTTGTCCCGAGAGACATCCGGATTCCTGTCGATTATGGAAAAATTAGTTTTTATTCGAAAAAGAATCAGCTTTTAGAAAATCAATCAGGCTACAGTAACATTATTAAAATTGGGGGAATAAATGAAAATGCACCTCAGGACAATATAAGTCCAAAAGTGAAGTTATATATGAACGACGAAACCTTTGTTTCAGGTGGCATTACGAATAGCTCACCTTTTCTTTTGGCGCTATTAGAAGATGAAAATGGTATAAATACCGCGAGTGGAATTGGTCACGATATTGTTGCCATTTTAGATGGAGATGTAAGCAATCCGTACATTTTGAATGATTATTATCAAACAAAATTAGACGATTATACGAATGGAAACTTACGTTTTCCGTTACGAAATCTGTCAGCAGGTATGCACACAATAAGTTTCACAGCCTGGGATGTTTACAACAATCCCGTTACAAGTGAAATACAATTTGTTGTAGTTGGAGATGAATCATTGACATTAACCCACGTTCTTAATTATCCGAATCCATTTTCAACTTATACTCAATTCTGGTTTTCACATAACAGACCCTACGAACCTCTGGATGTACAGGTTCAGGTAATGACTATTACCGGAAAAGTGGTATGGACAAAAAATCAAATCATTACTACTGAAGGTTTTTTATCAAGAGATATAACCTGGGATGGAAAAGATGATTTTGGAGACCGAATCGGAAAAGGAGTTTATATTTACAAACTTACTGTCAAATCAAATTTAACAAATAAAAAAGCAGAAAAGTACGAAAAGCTTGTCATATTATAA
- the porV gene encoding type IX secretion system outer membrane channel protein PorV yields MKKISLLLLCFLIVANVKAQDRPITTGVPFLLVAADARAAGLADQGVATSADAYSQQWNPAKYAFALDKQGLSISYTPYLTDLANDISLGQLTYYNRINEKSAFAGSFRYFGFGDIELRTTGDPNEAARIVSPNEFALDGSYSLKLSEKFSMAVAGRYIRSNLKIASEDIDASAASSFAVDVAGFYQSEEIAYSDFNGRWRGGFNIQNLGPKISYDNDDLSANFLPANLRLGGGFDFILDDYNKVGVSVEFAKLLVPTPPGPGTPVDANGDGDFTDPGDISQEQANTINYNNYNDIGWVEGIFKSFGDAPDGFSEELKEITYSVAGEYMYQDSFAVRAGYFHESPQKGARQFFSLGAGFKYNIVKIDVSYLFSTSKVKNPLENTLRFSLTFNFGDKYEEY; encoded by the coding sequence ATGAAAAAAATATCACTTTTATTACTTTGTTTTTTAATTGTTGCAAACGTTAAAGCCCAAGATCGACCTATTACAACAGGAGTTCCATTTTTATTAGTAGCCGCTGATGCTAGAGCAGCAGGTTTGGCAGATCAGGGTGTAGCAACTTCCGCTGACGCTTATTCTCAACAATGGAATCCTGCGAAATATGCTTTTGCGCTAGACAAGCAAGGTCTCTCAATTAGTTACACACCTTATTTAACAGATTTAGCCAATGATATTTCACTTGGTCAACTAACCTATTATAATAGGATTAACGAAAAAAGTGCCTTTGCAGGAAGCTTTCGTTATTTTGGCTTTGGAGATATCGAACTAAGAACAACAGGAGATCCTAATGAAGCTGCAAGGATAGTATCACCAAACGAATTTGCTTTAGATGGCTCTTACTCTCTAAAACTTAGCGAAAAATTTTCTATGGCCGTTGCGGGAAGATATATTCGTTCCAATCTAAAAATAGCTTCAGAAGATATTGATGCTTCTGCGGCTAGCTCTTTTGCTGTAGATGTTGCCGGATTTTATCAATCAGAAGAAATTGCATACTCAGATTTCAACGGTAGATGGAGAGGTGGTTTTAACATTCAAAATTTAGGACCAAAAATCAGTTATGACAATGATGATTTGAGTGCTAACTTTTTACCAGCTAATTTACGTTTAGGTGGTGGTTTCGATTTTATATTAGATGATTATAATAAAGTTGGTGTTAGTGTTGAATTTGCCAAATTATTAGTACCTACTCCTCCGGGACCTGGAACACCAGTCGATGCAAACGGAGATGGAGATTTTACAGATCCGGGAGACATCTCACAGGAACAAGCCAACACTATCAATTACAACAACTACAATGATATAGGTTGGGTTGAAGGAATTTTTAAATCATTTGGAGATGCTCCGGATGGCTTTAGCGAAGAATTAAAAGAAATCACTTATAGCGTAGCCGGAGAATATATGTATCAGGACTCATTTGCTGTAAGAGCAGGTTATTTCCATGAAAGCCCACAAAAAGGGGCAAGACAATTTTTCTCTTTAGGCGCTGGTTTCAAATATAATATCGTAAAAATCGATGTCTCTTATTTATTCTCAACTTCAAAAGTTAAAAATCCGTTAGAAAATACACTTCGTTTTTCTTTAACGTTTAACTTTGGCGACAAATACGAAGAATATTAA
- a CDS encoding triple tyrosine motif-containing protein has product MKLIKSYFIITFFTLFSISFFGQVKSIGLPDVRNYKRNEYKGGTQNWNIGQDKNGNLYFANNNGLLQFDGSSWRKYPLPNLTSVRCLKIDDSGKIFVGGYNEFGYFQPNEKGKLKYTSLAKSVDKNKIKIIDFIWKIHTFNNETIFQSFARAYIFKNNKLTILEAPKRFQFSFVVENKLYFQDEGKGILEYKNGKLYSLPNTTSFNNTEIWAMYALDKNKILIITLEKGLFIYENNTVKPWNTEANNFVKKNNSLGGVTIKNNFIVLNSVLDGIAICDFNGKIIQHLNRKKGLQNNTVLTSFIDNKNNLWLGLDNGIAFVNEGSPFTYFGFSYDISTVYASVIHEGNLYVATNQGVFYHAWNNSFKADTFKLVEGTTAQSWNVQVIDNELICSNNRGALAIKGGRVTNTIDSKGYFGIKNIPNRPGFFIGSNYDGFAIFEKTPGGLVYKNQLIGFDKSSNSFELDESYLWLKKDESIYRMSLSNDLTRFSSIKKIDRLTPKYKNIGSIQKIDNQLYFQTNNHFYKYSQEQGLFYEDKNLSKLFKNIPIINALSEDSKSNLWYAFDESLGVLMKRNKYYTNIVAPFSNLTGNLVSNYLSVNTIDSKNIFIGLTDGLAHYDSELLNNFVTKPKAFIRSFSFPGDTIILGNNQNKIENIRIPYASNHVRFTFSSPTYENLENVEFSYQLEPFDDKWSNWSTISIKEYTNLREGDYKMNVKVRNSYGIQSEPSTLLFTVSPPWYRHFLALILYFVLIIVGIYVISNRIKMKIRKNKYYETIEQRRLYLEKESRIRQEQYDLEKEIEKLKNDKLQIKILAKDKELVNNSLQVVKKNKILNGIIHKLKEIDVEALDDSTKFQVSKLNKSIVKEVNTDKSWKDLEKHIKNVHFEFLKRLKEKYPTISPRELDLSTYLLMNMSTKEIAEIMNISTGGVELARYRLRKKLGLNKKENLIGFLMSI; this is encoded by the coding sequence ATGAAATTGATTAAATCATATTTTATTATTACTTTTTTTACATTATTCTCAATATCATTTTTTGGGCAAGTTAAAAGCATTGGTTTGCCTGATGTAAGAAATTACAAGCGAAACGAATACAAAGGAGGAACACAAAACTGGAATATTGGACAGGATAAAAATGGAAACTTATATTTTGCTAATAATAACGGCCTGTTACAATTTGATGGTTCTTCTTGGAGGAAATATCCGCTGCCTAATTTAACTTCTGTACGATGTCTGAAAATTGATGATTCAGGCAAGATTTTCGTAGGTGGCTATAATGAATTTGGTTATTTTCAACCAAATGAAAAAGGAAAACTTAAATATACATCGTTAGCTAAGAGCGTAGACAAAAACAAAATCAAAATAATTGACTTCATCTGGAAGATTCATACCTTTAATAATGAAACTATTTTTCAATCTTTTGCCAGAGCTTATATTTTTAAAAACAATAAATTAACCATTTTAGAAGCCCCAAAGCGATTTCAATTTTCATTTGTAGTTGAAAACAAACTCTATTTTCAGGATGAAGGAAAAGGAATTTTAGAATACAAAAATGGAAAGTTATATTCTTTACCAAACACAACCAGCTTCAACAACACAGAAATCTGGGCGATGTATGCTCTCGATAAAAACAAGATCTTAATTATAACCCTTGAAAAAGGGCTATTTATATACGAGAACAATACGGTTAAACCATGGAATACTGAAGCCAATAATTTTGTCAAAAAAAACAATTCATTGGGCGGAGTTACAATTAAAAATAACTTTATTGTTCTAAACTCAGTATTAGATGGCATTGCAATTTGTGATTTTAATGGTAAAATAATCCAACATCTTAATCGCAAAAAAGGCTTGCAAAATAATACCGTTCTAACATCCTTTATTGACAATAAAAACAACCTATGGTTAGGTCTTGACAATGGTATTGCTTTTGTAAATGAAGGATCGCCTTTTACCTACTTTGGTTTCAGTTACGACATTAGTACTGTTTATGCTTCTGTAATTCATGAAGGAAATTTATATGTAGCAACAAATCAGGGTGTTTTCTATCATGCCTGGAACAACAGCTTTAAAGCAGACACTTTTAAGCTTGTAGAAGGAACAACTGCACAATCATGGAACGTACAAGTCATAGACAATGAACTAATTTGTTCGAACAATAGAGGTGCTTTAGCCATAAAAGGCGGAAGGGTAACCAATACGATAGATTCTAAAGGTTACTTCGGCATTAAAAATATTCCAAACCGACCTGGCTTTTTTATAGGATCAAATTATGACGGATTTGCAATTTTTGAAAAAACACCTGGTGGATTAGTATACAAGAATCAGCTTATTGGTTTTGACAAATCATCAAACAGTTTTGAACTTGATGAATCTTATTTATGGCTTAAAAAAGATGAATCGATTTACAGAATGTCTCTAAGCAATGATTTGACAAGATTTTCATCTATCAAAAAAATAGACAGACTTACTCCTAAATATAAAAATATAGGAAGCATTCAGAAAATCGACAACCAACTATACTTCCAAACCAATAATCATTTCTACAAATATTCGCAGGAACAGGGTTTGTTCTATGAAGACAAAAACTTATCTAAATTATTCAAAAACATTCCCATCATAAATGCGCTAAGCGAAGATTCCAAATCTAACTTATGGTATGCCTTTGATGAATCTTTAGGTGTATTAATGAAGCGAAATAAATATTATACTAATATTGTTGCTCCGTTTTCAAATTTAACAGGGAATTTGGTTAGTAACTACTTATCTGTAAACACAATTGATTCTAAAAATATTTTTATAGGATTAACCGACGGATTAGCACATTACGACTCTGAATTACTGAACAACTTTGTAACGAAACCGAAAGCCTTTATCCGAAGTTTTTCTTTTCCGGGTGATACAATTATTTTAGGTAATAATCAGAATAAAATTGAAAATATTCGAATTCCGTATGCATCAAATCATGTTCGTTTCACATTTTCTTCGCCAACTTACGAAAATCTGGAGAATGTTGAATTCTCGTACCAACTAGAACCTTTTGATGATAAATGGAGCAATTGGTCAACTATTTCAATTAAAGAATATACAAATCTTCGTGAAGGAGATTACAAAATGAATGTGAAAGTTAGAAACAGTTACGGAATTCAATCCGAACCGTCTACGCTATTATTCACTGTTTCCCCTCCTTGGTACAGGCATTTTTTAGCCCTTATCCTTTATTTTGTTTTGATTATAGTCGGAATCTATGTTATTTCTAACCGAATTAAAATGAAGATTAGAAAGAACAAATATTACGAAACGATAGAACAAAGAAGACTGTATCTTGAAAAAGAATCAAGAATCAGGCAAGAACAATATGATCTTGAAAAAGAAATTGAAAAACTGAAAAATGATAAGCTTCAAATCAAAATCTTAGCAAAAGACAAAGAATTAGTAAATAACTCTTTACAAGTTGTAAAGAAAAATAAAATCTTAAACGGAATTATTCATAAACTAAAAGAAATTGATGTTGAAGCCCTTGATGATTCGACGAAGTTTCAAGTTAGTAAACTAAATAAGAGCATAGTAAAAGAAGTAAATACCGACAAAAGCTGGAAAGATCTGGAAAAACATATCAAGAACGTTCATTTTGAATTTTTGAAACGCTTAAAAGAAAAATACCCAACCATTTCACCACGAGAGCTTGATTTGTCAACCTACTTATTAATGAACATGTCAACCAAAGAAATTGCCGAAATCATGAATATTTCGACTGGAGGTGTTGAGCTGGCACGTTACCGCTTAAGAAAAAAATTAGGCCTGAATAAAAAAGAAAACTTAATTGGTTTTCTAATGAGTATCTAA